The Paenibacillus sp. FSL R7-0204 genome includes a region encoding these proteins:
- the recG gene encoding ATP-dependent DNA helicase RecG — translation MVLTLDSIEVKQITGVSAQKQSELHAFGVFTVKDLLEYYPFRYEDFRPKSLSEVKHGDKATVVAKVIGIPVLQRFGGKSRMSCKMVAEPWMFTATWFNQHYAREQLTVGREVVLTGKWDQKRNQITVTNYEFPDRGEGKTGTLQPVYSVGGKITQSWIRRIIGQALQQYGDLIPEILPHSIMRKYDFMSRKRAIATIHQPEDTREGQQGRRRMVYEELFLFQLKVQAFRVLNRGRMDGVVHTVDNATVRQFVRSLPFELTDAQKHVELEILQDMRSGYCMNRLLQGDVGSGKTVLAAIALYATVRSGFQGALMVPTEILAEQHMRSLTRMFEPFGITVGLLTGSVTGRKRKDLLASLQMGMLDVVVGTHALIQEDVFFRSLGLVVTDEQHRFGVNQRSVLRRKGYNPDVLTMTATPIPRTLAITVFGDMDVSTLSERPKGRVPITTYWVKPDLMERVMNLISREIEQGRQAYLICPLIEESEKLDVQNAIDLHVQMSQAFPDYKVGLLHGRMTPSEKDEVMRNFYSNELQLLVSTTVVEVGVDVPNATLMIIMDADRFGLSQLHQLRGRVGRGEHASYCVLMADPKSEIGRERMTAMTDTYDGFEVSRRDLELRGPGDFFGTKQSGLPEFRLADMTADFETLELARDDAAVLLREASFWTSADVAPLRGYLQQEQIFQGDLID, via the coding sequence ATGGTGCTTACTTTGGATTCAATTGAAGTGAAACAAATAACTGGCGTGAGCGCTCAAAAGCAAAGTGAGCTTCACGCCTTTGGCGTTTTTACTGTGAAGGATCTGCTGGAGTATTACCCTTTCCGGTATGAGGATTTCCGACCAAAATCGCTCAGTGAGGTTAAGCACGGCGATAAGGCGACCGTAGTAGCCAAGGTTATCGGCATTCCGGTGCTGCAGCGCTTCGGGGGCAAATCCCGAATGAGCTGCAAGATGGTGGCCGAGCCGTGGATGTTCACCGCTACGTGGTTCAACCAGCATTATGCGCGTGAACAACTGACGGTCGGCCGTGAAGTGGTGCTGACGGGGAAGTGGGACCAGAAGCGCAATCAGATTACGGTGACTAACTATGAATTCCCTGACCGGGGCGAAGGCAAGACAGGAACGCTGCAGCCGGTATACTCCGTCGGGGGCAAGATTACGCAGTCCTGGATTCGCCGGATTATTGGTCAGGCGTTGCAGCAGTACGGGGACCTGATCCCTGAGATTCTGCCGCACAGCATTATGCGCAAATATGACTTCATGTCACGCAAGCGGGCCATTGCCACGATTCATCAGCCGGAGGATACGCGCGAGGGCCAGCAGGGAAGACGCCGGATGGTGTATGAGGAGCTGTTCCTGTTCCAACTGAAGGTACAAGCCTTCCGCGTGCTGAACCGTGGCCGGATGGATGGCGTGGTTCATACGGTAGACAATGCAACAGTAAGGCAATTCGTGCGCAGCCTGCCGTTTGAGCTAACCGATGCCCAGAAGCATGTGGAGCTGGAGATTCTGCAGGATATGCGTTCAGGGTATTGCATGAACAGGCTGCTTCAAGGCGATGTGGGCTCCGGCAAAACTGTACTCGCGGCCATAGCGCTCTACGCGACTGTAAGATCCGGATTTCAGGGTGCACTGATGGTGCCGACTGAAATCCTGGCAGAGCAGCATATGCGCTCGCTCACGAGGATGTTCGAGCCCTTCGGTATTACCGTGGGCCTGCTTACCGGCAGCGTAACCGGCCGCAAACGGAAGGATCTGCTGGCCTCTCTACAGATGGGCATGCTCGATGTGGTCGTCGGAACCCATGCGCTGATCCAGGAAGATGTCTTCTTCCGCAGCCTGGGGCTTGTGGTTACGGATGAGCAGCACCGCTTCGGGGTGAACCAGCGCAGTGTCTTGCGGCGCAAGGGGTACAACCCGGATGTGCTGACGATGACCGCCACTCCGATCCCGCGCACGCTGGCGATTACTGTCTTTGGCGATATGGATGTGTCTACGCTGTCCGAACGGCCGAAGGGGCGTGTGCCGATCACCACCTACTGGGTGAAGCCGGATCTGATGGAGCGGGTCATGAACCTGATCAGCCGCGAGATTGAGCAGGGGCGGCAAGCCTACCTGATCTGTCCGCTGATTGAGGAGTCGGAGAAGCTGGATGTGCAGAATGCGATTGATCTGCATGTGCAGATGTCGCAGGCTTTTCCGGATTATAAGGTGGGCTTGCTTCACGGGAGAATGACACCGTCCGAGAAGGACGAGGTAATGCGGAACTTCTACAGTAACGAACTGCAGCTTCTGGTGTCTACAACGGTCGTAGAGGTCGGTGTCGATGTCCCGAATGCTACGCTGATGATCATCATGGACGCTGACCGCTTCGGGCTGTCTCAGCTGCATCAGCTGCGCGGCCGGGTCGGCAGAGGGGAACATGCTTCCTACTGTGTGCTGATGGCTGATCCGAAGTCGGAGATCGGTCGTGAGCGGATGACCGCGATGACAGATACATATGACGGGTTCGAAGTGTCACGGCGGGATCTGGAGCTGCGGGGACCGGGGGATTTCTTCGGGACGAAGCAGAGCGGCCTGCCCGAATTCCGTCTGGCGGATATGACCGCTGACTTCGAGACGCTGGAGCTGGCGCGCGATGATGCTGCTGTGCTGCTGCGGGAGGCTTCATTCTGGACCTCGGCGGATGTTGCGCCGCTGCGCGGGTATTTGCAGCAGGAACAAATTTTCCAGGGGGATTTAATTGACTGA
- a CDS encoding DegV family protein: MNRTVIVTDSTSDIPPALAEQYGIEVVPLTLMFGEEAFRDNVDMTPEQFYERLPRSPQLPTTSQPSPVEYMNVYRSIQDKHPGSSILSFHISSGLSGTYQSAVLAKSMLEEEGEAITVVDSLSASYGFGFMVVEAARLAEQGHAPAEILAKVESLRQARKLYFLVDTLEYLQKGGRIGKASAILGTLLNIKPILSIDAEGIIYAVEKVRGRKKAVARMIELFKADLPGVNTIHVAVGHTAEPASGEEFLRELAGHFTLKEKVLTNVGPVVGSHVGNGTLAVFIWPA, from the coding sequence ATGAATCGTACCGTAATCGTTACCGACAGCACCTCCGATATCCCGCCTGCTCTGGCGGAGCAGTACGGCATTGAAGTCGTTCCGCTGACGCTGATGTTCGGCGAAGAGGCATTTCGGGATAATGTAGATATGACTCCGGAACAATTCTACGAGCGTCTTCCCCGCTCGCCGCAATTGCCGACCACTTCGCAGCCGTCTCCTGTAGAATATATGAATGTATACCGTAGTATACAGGACAAGCATCCGGGCAGTTCAATCTTGTCCTTTCATATTTCCTCCGGCTTAAGCGGTACCTATCAGTCTGCTGTCTTGGCCAAATCCATGCTTGAAGAGGAAGGAGAAGCTATCACCGTGGTGGATAGCCTCTCCGCCTCCTACGGCTTCGGGTTCATGGTTGTGGAAGCCGCCCGGCTGGCGGAGCAAGGGCATGCTCCTGCAGAGATTCTTGCGAAAGTGGAGAGTCTGCGCCAAGCCCGCAAGCTGTATTTCCTTGTGGATACACTGGAATATCTGCAAAAGGGCGGAAGAATCGGCAAGGCATCGGCCATCCTGGGTACGCTGCTCAATATCAAGCCGATCCTGTCCATTGATGCGGAAGGCATTATCTATGCGGTAGAGAAGGTCAGAGGGCGCAAGAAGGCAGTCGCCCGCATGATCGAGCTGTTCAAGGCAGATCTGCCGGGTGTGAATACAATACATGTGGCCGTGGGTCATACGGCTGAACCGGCTTCCGGCGAAGAGTTCCTGCGGGAATTAGCCGGACATTTCACCTTGAAAGAGAAGGTTCTGACCAATGTCGGCCCTGTTGTGGGCAGCCATGTCGGGAACGGAACCTTAGCCGTATTCATCTGGCCCGCCTAA